The following is a genomic window from Geoalkalibacter halelectricus.
TGAAGAGGATGTCGAGAACCCGTTTGTAACAACGGATGAAGCGGGTGACGCGAAAACCGTTGGAGAAGATGAACCAACTCGGGTTGATGTTCTCGACTAAAAGCTTGCCGGTAAGCTGTTCATAAAAATTCAATGCGTCGACGACCTCGACACCGCTGAGTTTGCAGCGCAGGATCTCGCGCACCGGCAGAACCCCGCGGCGCTCGGCCAGGGAAACAACAATTTTGTGGGCCTTGACGCGACTGACCGCGTCGAATATCTCATCGACGTTGCCGACGATACTTGCTTCGGGTACGCACACGGCTTCCTGGCTCGGGCGGATATAGCCGGCGAAAACATAATTATTGCGTACGCTGGGCATGATCTCTTCGATTTTCTGCCCCAGGCTGCCGTTGCCGAGAATAACCACCCGCTGAGCGATGCCGGGAAAACTCAGCAGCACCCCGTGGCAATGATGCCAGATGAATTGACCGATGCCGAACAGAGCCAGCGCCATGAGGAGAATGCCGCGCCCGACATGGATGTCCGGAAACATATAGTAAAGCGCGGAAAGAGCGAAAAAACCAACAATAAGGGAAACGCCGATGCGCACGGCGGTTTCGGTTTTGCTGAATTCACGATCCCGATTGTAGAGTTCGACGAAAAACCCGCAGAGCATGAGAACCAGCGCGAACACGATCA
Proteins encoded in this region:
- a CDS encoding TIGR03013 family XrtA/PEP-CTERM system glycosyltransferase; the protein is MSKSLAILMLIDLVLAANALVLATLLRLGKLGGTAEHGFGWPHVIVFALVLMLCGFFVELYNRDREFSKTETAVRIGVSLIVGFFALSALYYMFPDIHVGRGILLMALALFGIGQFIWHHCHGVLLSFPGIAQRVVILGNGSLGQKIEEIMPSVRNNYVFAGYIRPSQEAVCVPEASIVGNVDEIFDAVSRVKAHKIVVSLAERRGVLPVREILRCKLSGVEVVDALNFYEQLTGKLLVENINPSWFIFSNGFRVTRFIRCYKRVLDILFSTTGILLSLPLFPFIALAIKLDSRGQVFFRQNRVGEGEKEFMLYKFRTMTQDAEKNGAVWARENDPRVTRIGNFLRKTRLDEIPQLLNVLKGDMSFVGPRPERPEFVKMLEEKIPYYSKRHFVKPGVTGWAQVKYPYGASVEDALEKLRYDLYYIKNISPESVSLQS